A window from bacterium encodes these proteins:
- a CDS encoding diacylglycerol kinase family lipid kinase has translation MSHPPLIAIILNPVSGPTRTRGAEWDWLEELAREAGWEPRIFLSEGEGHIEALAREAITQGIRRVVVMGGDGSINEALQALAGTEVELGIIPGGTSNILANELALPADFQAAARVAFQGKVMAIDVGKANGRYFALMVGIGYDAVTVISMWPQLKRLAGQMAYTLAGIQAFVSHRATRMTIRVDGGKRLRRLVYMLVVANTRLYGRSNASVAEHADVRDGYFDLCVFRTRSWYHVIFGLIRVLLRVPTRFSRIETLHCRQVEIRSARPVPYQLDGDLRGVLPLTVEMCPQALRVVVSAS, from the coding sequence ATGTCGCACCCCCCTCTCATCGCCATTATCTTGAACCCCGTCTCCGGCCCCACGCGCACCCGCGGGGCCGAATGGGACTGGCTCGAGGAGCTTGCCCGCGAGGCGGGTTGGGAGCCCCGAATTTTCTTGAGCGAGGGCGAGGGGCACATCGAGGCGCTCGCACGCGAGGCGATCACCCAGGGCATCCGGCGCGTGGTCGTGATGGGCGGCGACGGCTCGATCAACGAAGCCCTGCAGGCTCTGGCGGGGACCGAGGTGGAGCTCGGAATCATTCCCGGGGGCACCAGCAACATTCTCGCCAACGAGCTCGCGTTGCCGGCCGACTTCCAGGCCGCGGCCCGGGTGGCCTTCCAGGGCAAAGTGATGGCCATCGACGTGGGGAAGGCCAACGGCCGGTACTTCGCCTTGATGGTCGGCATCGGCTACGACGCGGTCACCGTCATCTCCATGTGGCCGCAGCTCAAGCGCCTGGCGGGCCAGATGGCCTACACCCTCGCGGGGATCCAGGCCTTCGTGAGCCACCGCGCGACCCGCATGACCATCCGGGTGGATGGCGGCAAGCGCTTGCGCCGGCTGGTCTACATGCTGGTGGTGGCCAATACCCGCCTCTACGGGCGATCCAACGCCTCGGTGGCCGAGCATGCGGACGTGCGCGACGGGTACTTCGACCTGTGCGTCTTCAGGACCCGCTCTTGGTACCACGTGATCTTCGGGCTCATCCGGGTGCTGTTGCGGGTCCCCACCCGCTTCTCCCGCATCGAGACGCTCCACTGCCGGCAGGTCGAGATTCGCTCGGCGCGCCCCGTGCCCTACCAGCTGGACGGGGACCTGCGCGGAGTCTTGCCCTTGACGGTCGAGATGTGCCCGCAGGCCCTCAGGGTCGTCGTTTCGGCTTCGTGA
- the trpE gene encoding anthranilate synthase component I, protein MKVIPTFEQFETTAHQAARHVLYAEISADLETPVSAYLKVAGSRAPAFLLESVEQGDRLGRYSYIGCEPEEVLRFGPETNPYQALKLLMQASIQASGPDLPPFAGGAVGYWGFETVRHLEPAVGEAPPDDMGLPEAAFLLTRSLIAFDHAKRTMRVMTIVRPDGDPARAYQEGCDRIHAWIERLRAPLVADPLQLAEHPEPLVPDSTLTREGYCAMVEKAKEHIKAGDIFQLVGSQRLSAPYSGEPFALYRTLRTVNPSPYMFFLDWGDFQLVGSSPEVMVRLDGRTATVRPIAGTRRRGLDSDEALGKDLMADPKERAEHVMLVDLGRNDLGRVCKPGSVKVDDLMALERFSHVLHMTSTVTGEMQDGLDGLDLLAACFPAGTVSGAPKVRAMQLINQLEPFKRGPYAGAVGVLGYDGSINTGITIRTMVVRDGRVHVQAGAGIVADSIPENEYQETLNKAQAMLQALQLAPIPST, encoded by the coding sequence ATGAAGGTCATCCCCACTTTCGAGCAATTCGAGACGACGGCGCACCAGGCCGCGCGTCACGTGCTCTACGCCGAGATCAGCGCCGACCTGGAGACGCCCGTATCGGCGTACCTCAAAGTGGCGGGCTCTCGCGCACCGGCCTTCTTGCTCGAAAGCGTCGAGCAGGGCGATCGCCTCGGGCGCTATTCCTACATCGGGTGCGAGCCCGAAGAGGTCTTGCGCTTCGGCCCCGAGACCAACCCCTATCAAGCCCTCAAGCTTCTCATGCAGGCCTCGATCCAGGCCTCCGGCCCTGACCTGCCCCCTTTCGCAGGCGGGGCCGTCGGGTATTGGGGGTTCGAGACCGTTCGCCACCTGGAGCCCGCTGTCGGCGAAGCGCCGCCGGACGACATGGGCCTGCCTGAGGCCGCCTTTCTCCTGACGCGCAGCCTCATCGCCTTCGATCATGCCAAGCGCACCATGCGGGTCATGACGATCGTCCGGCCGGACGGCGACCCCGCCCGGGCCTACCAAGAAGGATGCGACCGGATCCACGCCTGGATCGAGCGCCTGCGCGCGCCCCTCGTCGCCGACCCCCTCCAGCTCGCCGAGCACCCCGAGCCCCTCGTCCCCGACTCGACCCTGACGCGCGAAGGGTACTGCGCGATGGTCGAAAAGGCCAAGGAGCACATCAAGGCCGGGGACATCTTCCAGCTCGTCGGCTCACAGCGGCTGAGCGCTCCTTATTCGGGCGAGCCCTTCGCGCTCTACCGCACCCTGCGCACCGTCAACCCGAGCCCTTACATGTTCTTCCTCGACTGGGGCGACTTCCAGCTGGTCGGCTCAAGTCCCGAGGTCATGGTGCGGCTCGACGGCCGCACCGCGACGGTGCGCCCCATCGCGGGCACGCGCCGCCGGGGGCTCGACAGCGACGAGGCGCTCGGCAAGGACCTGATGGCCGACCCCAAGGAGCGCGCCGAGCACGTCATGCTCGTCGATCTCGGGCGCAACGACCTGGGTCGCGTCTGCAAGCCGGGCTCGGTCAAGGTCGACGACCTGATGGCCCTCGAACGCTTTTCTCATGTGCTGCACATGACCTCGACCGTGACGGGCGAGATGCAGGACGGCCTCGACGGCCTCGACCTGCTCGCCGCCTGCTTCCCCGCGGGCACCGTCTCGGGTGCGCCCAAGGTCCGGGCCATGCAGCTCATCAACCAACTCGAACCGTTCAAACGCGGCCCCTACGCGGGGGCCGTCGGCGTACTCGGGTACGACGGATCGATCAACACCGGCATCACGATCCGCACCATGGTGGTGCGTGACGGCCGGGTGCACGTTCAGGCGGGAGCCGGCATCGTCGCCGATTCGATCCCCGAGAACGAATACCAGGAAACGCTGAACAAGGCGCAGGCGATGCTGCAAGCGTTGCAGCTCGCACCGATCCCCTCGACATAA
- a CDS encoding DUF47 domain-containing protein has translation MFSLIPREETFFDLLEASAKNVIDTARLLRDMVEDYRNLPDRFQKIRDSEHAGDRVTHQIMDKLNRTFVTPIDREDIHSLAFALDDIVDSIELIADRFILYKIEKPTGMTISLVRILVRCCEEIHAAMGLLRTPKRMKEILDHTIEINRLENEGDQLSRAALERLFDQPGDTPAAILDVIKWKELYNVLEEAIDFTEDVADRLHGVVIKNA, from the coding sequence ATGTTTAGCCTCATTCCCCGCGAGGAGACCTTCTTCGACCTCCTCGAAGCCTCGGCCAAGAACGTCATCGACACCGCGCGCCTCCTGCGCGACATGGTTGAAGACTACCGGAACCTCCCCGACCGCTTCCAGAAGATCCGCGACAGCGAACATGCGGGTGACCGCGTCACCCATCAGATCATGGACAAGCTCAACCGGACCTTCGTCACCCCCATCGACCGCGAGGACATCCATTCGCTCGCGTTCGCCCTCGACGACATCGTCGACTCGATCGAGCTGATCGCCGATCGCTTCATCCTCTACAAGATCGAGAAGCCCACCGGCATGACCATCTCCCTGGTGCGCATCCTGGTGCGCTGCTGCGAGGAGATCCACGCGGCCATGGGCCTCCTGCGCACCCCCAAGCGGATGAAGGAGATCCTCGACCACACCATCGAGATCAACCGCCTCGAGAACGAGGGCGACCAGCTCTCGCGCGCGGCCCTCGAGCGTCTCTTCGACCAGCCGGGTGACACCCCTGCGGCGATCCTGGACGTGATCAAGTGGAAGGAGCTCTACAACGTCCTCGAGGAAGCCATCGACTTCACCGAAGACGTGGCCGACCGCCTGCACGGAGTCGTGATCAAAAATGCCTGA
- a CDS encoding inorganic phosphate transporter has translation MPEVTIALLVLVIFLALAFDFINGFHDTANAIAASVSTGVLTPRRAILMAAILNFLGAITVGTAVAKTIGKGIIDPVYVTQPLIVAALLSAIFWNLVTWYWGLPSSSSHALIGGIVGAGIAGHGFGAIHWLGPKSFSNIVQSLVLSPVLGFAIAFTMVIGLYWICRRFLPHQVRDGFRVLQIFAAAFISFSHGSNDAQKAMGIITMALISAGMLSDFTVPTWVMVACAMAMGIGTASGGTKIIKTMGTKIVKLQPIQGFGADMTSAFVITLASHFGLPVSTTHVAAGSIMGVGSTRRFSAVRWGVAGNMVTAWIVTIPITATLAYIFYWFLMSVLHLH, from the coding sequence ATGCCTGAGGTTACGATCGCGCTCCTCGTCCTGGTTATCTTCCTGGCGCTGGCGTTCGACTTCATCAACGGCTTCCACGACACCGCCAACGCCATCGCCGCGTCGGTCTCGACCGGCGTGCTCACCCCCCGGCGGGCCATCCTCATGGCCGCCATCCTCAACTTCCTCGGCGCCATCACCGTTGGCACGGCGGTCGCCAAGACCATCGGTAAAGGCATCATCGACCCGGTCTACGTGACTCAGCCCCTGATTGTCGCCGCCCTCTTGTCGGCGATCTTCTGGAACCTGGTCACCTGGTACTGGGGCCTGCCTTCCAGCTCCTCGCACGCCCTGATCGGCGGCATCGTGGGGGCGGGCATCGCGGGCCACGGCTTCGGCGCCATCCACTGGCTCGGGCCCAAGAGCTTCTCCAACATCGTCCAGAGCCTGGTGCTCTCCCCGGTGCTGGGCTTCGCGATCGCCTTCACCATGGTGATCGGGCTTTACTGGATCTGCCGGCGCTTCCTGCCGCACCAGGTCCGTGACGGCTTCCGGGTGCTGCAGATCTTCGCGGCAGCCTTCATCAGCTTCAGCCACGGCTCCAACGATGCCCAGAAGGCCATGGGCATCATCACCATGGCCCTGATCTCGGCCGGGATGCTCAGCGACTTCACCGTGCCCACCTGGGTCATGGTTGCCTGCGCCATGGCCATGGGGATCGGGACCGCCTCGGGCGGCACCAAGATCATCAAGACCATGGGCACCAAGATCGTGAAGCTGCAGCCCATTCAGGGCTTCGGCGCCGACATGACCTCGGCCTTCGTCATCACCCTGGCCTCCCACTTCGGCCTGCCGGTCAGCACCACCCACGTGGCGGCGGGCTCGATCATGGGCGTGGGCTCCACGCGACGCTTCAGCGCGGTGCGCTGGGGGGTCGCCGGCAACATGGTCACCGCCTGGATCGTGACCATCCCCATCACCGCCACCCTCGCTTACATCTTCTACTGGTTCCTCATGTCGGTGCTGCACCTGCACTAG
- a CDS encoding general stress protein: protein MVEAGRRGGQTVKEERGREFFQQIGKKGGQATKAKYGPEFFSSIGRKGGEAVKKERGVEFYSSIGRKGGSTSRAGRRKVVK, encoded by the coding sequence ATGGTCGAAGCGGGCCGCCGTGGCGGTCAGACCGTCAAGGAAGAGCGCGGTCGCGAATTCTTCCAGCAGATCGGCAAGAAAGGCGGGCAGGCCACCAAGGCCAAGTACGGCCCTGAATTCTTCTCGAGCATCGGCCGCAAGGGCGGCGAGGCCGTGAAGAAGGAGCGGGGCGTCGAGTTCTACTCGTCCATTGGCCGCAAAGGCGGCTCGACCTCCCGGGCGGGCAGACGAAAAGTCGTCAAGTAA
- a CDS encoding YtxH domain-containing protein: MERRSASGLEVLGSLVIGAVGGFVLGMLLAPQSGSRTREQVAENLGDISLRANELAENVKGNTESLLNTTRTTIEEKLTLLSEAVEAGRKAAAYKREELIENDGPAPEQA; the protein is encoded by the coding sequence ATGGAACGTCGATCCGCTTCGGGGCTCGAAGTACTGGGTAGCTTGGTGATTGGCGCCGTCGGCGGCTTCGTGCTCGGCATGCTCTTGGCTCCCCAGTCGGGCAGCCGCACCCGCGAGCAGGTGGCCGAGAACCTGGGCGACATCTCGCTGCGCGCCAATGAGCTCGCCGAGAACGTCAAGGGCAACACCGAGAGCCTGCTCAACACCACCCGCACCACCATCGAAGAGAAGCTCACCCTCCTCAGCGAGGCGGTGGAGGCGGGCCGCAAGGCGGCCGCCTACAAGCGCGAAGAGCTGATCGAGAACGACGGCCCCGCCCCCGAACAGGCCTAA
- a CDS encoding YtxH domain-containing protein encodes MSAKRNLTFYATALIGTALGTAAGLLLAPKSGEDTRKKLKRMAGEISEQFPSMEDLRLKGRQVLKNAPDLIASRRKRPSNIIQLYREKED; translated from the coding sequence ATGAGCGCGAAGCGCAACCTCACGTTTTACGCCACGGCCCTGATCGGGACCGCTCTCGGCACCGCCGCGGGCCTCCTGCTCGCGCCCAAGTCGGGCGAGGATACCCGCAAGAAGCTCAAGCGGATGGCGGGCGAAATCAGCGAGCAGTTCCCCTCCATGGAGGACCTGCGCCTCAAGGGGCGCCAGGTCCTCAAGAACGCCCCCGATCTGATCGCTTCGCGCCGCAAGCGTCCTAGCAACATCATCCAGCTCTACCGCGAGAAGGAAGACTAA
- the alaS gene encoding alanine--tRNA ligase → MALSLSGHEIRDKYIEFFKRKAHAHLPSSSLVPKNDPTVLLTTAGMLQFKPIFMGVETAPNPPRAVTVQKCFRTTDLDNVGRTARHHTFFQMLGNFSFGDYFKAQAIAYAWEFLTVDLALPKDKLWVSVFETDDEALEIWRDQIGVPANRIVKLGEEDNFWAAGPTGPCGPCSEIYVDLGPAAGNGNPDARLGEDDDRFLEVWNLVFMQYNRDEAGTLTPLPSQNIDTGMGLERIASVLQKVPTNYDTDLVKPIILKAAELAGVTYSADKEKDVSLKVIADHIRGAVFLIGDGVVPSNEGRGYVLRRIMRRAIRHAKLLGMQRPFLAELGELIIGHYAYYPELPAQKDFILQSLVAEETRFSQTIDRGSQLLQNAFDTFGADNKVIPGETAFELYDTYGFPFELTVELAAEKGYTVDETGFHAAMEQQRDRARKAREEAGVTFSAVDLQTKEATPFKGYVSTEETVEIREVFTDKSGRTGVVLDHTPFYAESGGQVGDQGLIGTARVADTQKMGATIVHLLEAGSETPKVGDRVVAKVDLALREATMRHHTATHLLHAALKQVLGPQVNQAGSLVGPDELRFDFTFARAMTPEEIAKVEDQVNAEIFANRAVAHIEMSLADAQESGAVALFGEKYGDTVRVIDVPGFSKELCGGTHVHATGTIGTFKIVREEGIAAGIRRVTAVAGGAALSYFRRQADAVAAAGSLLKASAEELPDRIEKLQDKLKTTENEVKALKSRLAVAQTESLLDGAVTLGSFRLISAVVPNMAPDALKGAVEHLRDKLKSGVVVLGSVEDGKLAVVAAASDDLVKEGAHAGKLIGSIMGLVGGKGGGKPQIAQGGGGEAGKLSEAIAQVEALVAQQLPIKA, encoded by the coding sequence ATCGCCTTGTCACTCAGCGGCCACGAGATCCGGGACAAATACATCGAATTCTTCAAGCGCAAGGCCCACGCGCACCTGCCCAGCTCCTCGCTGGTCCCCAAGAACGACCCGACCGTCCTGCTGACCACGGCGGGCATGCTGCAGTTCAAGCCCATCTTCATGGGTGTCGAGACCGCCCCCAACCCGCCCCGGGCCGTGACCGTCCAGAAGTGCTTCCGCACCACCGACCTGGACAACGTGGGTCGCACCGCGCGCCACCACACCTTCTTCCAGATGCTCGGCAACTTCTCGTTCGGCGACTACTTCAAGGCGCAGGCGATCGCCTACGCCTGGGAGTTCCTCACCGTCGACCTGGCGCTGCCCAAGGACAAGCTCTGGGTCTCGGTGTTCGAGACCGATGACGAAGCCCTCGAAATCTGGCGCGACCAGATCGGCGTCCCCGCCAACCGCATCGTGAAGCTCGGCGAGGAGGACAACTTCTGGGCGGCGGGCCCCACCGGCCCCTGCGGCCCCTGCTCCGAGATCTACGTGGACCTGGGTCCCGCGGCCGGCAACGGCAACCCCGACGCCCGCCTGGGCGAGGATGACGATCGCTTCCTCGAGGTCTGGAACCTGGTCTTCATGCAGTACAACCGGGACGAGGCGGGCACCCTGACGCCCCTGCCCTCCCAGAACATCGACACCGGCATGGGCCTCGAGCGCATCGCCTCGGTCCTCCAGAAGGTCCCCACCAACTACGACACGGACCTCGTCAAGCCGATCATCCTCAAGGCGGCCGAGCTGGCCGGCGTCACCTACAGCGCCGACAAGGAGAAGGACGTCTCCCTCAAGGTCATCGCCGACCACATCCGCGGCGCGGTCTTCTTGATCGGCGACGGGGTGGTTCCCTCCAACGAGGGCCGCGGCTACGTCCTGCGCCGGATCATGCGCCGGGCCATCCGCCACGCTAAGCTGCTCGGCATGCAGCGCCCCTTCCTCGCCGAGCTCGGCGAGCTGATCATCGGGCACTACGCCTACTACCCTGAGCTGCCCGCCCAGAAGGACTTCATCCTGCAGAGCCTGGTGGCCGAGGAGACTCGCTTCAGCCAGACCATCGACCGCGGCTCGCAGCTGTTGCAGAACGCCTTCGACACCTTCGGCGCGGACAACAAGGTCATCCCCGGCGAGACCGCCTTCGAGCTGTACGACACCTACGGCTTCCCCTTCGAGCTGACCGTCGAGCTCGCCGCCGAAAAGGGCTACACGGTCGATGAGACCGGCTTCCACGCCGCCATGGAGCAGCAGCGCGACCGCGCCCGCAAGGCGCGCGAAGAGGCGGGCGTCACCTTCTCGGCCGTGGACCTCCAGACCAAGGAGGCCACCCCCTTCAAGGGCTACGTCTCGACCGAAGAGACGGTCGAGATCCGCGAGGTCTTCACCGACAAGAGCGGCCGCACCGGCGTGGTCCTCGACCACACCCCCTTCTACGCCGAGTCGGGCGGCCAGGTCGGCGACCAGGGCCTGATCGGCACCGCCCGGGTGGCCGATACCCAGAAGATGGGCGCGACCATCGTTCACCTGCTCGAAGCGGGCAGCGAGACCCCCAAGGTCGGCGACCGCGTTGTGGCCAAGGTGGACCTGGCGCTGCGCGAGGCGACCATGCGTCACCACACTGCGACCCACCTCCTGCATGCGGCCCTCAAGCAGGTGCTCGGCCCTCAGGTCAACCAGGCCGGCTCCTTGGTCGGTCCCGACGAGCTGCGCTTCGACTTCACCTTCGCCCGGGCCATGACCCCCGAGGAGATCGCGAAGGTCGAAGACCAGGTCAACGCCGAGATCTTCGCCAACCGCGCGGTCGCCCACATCGAGATGAGCCTCGCCGATGCCCAGGAGTCGGGCGCGGTGGCCCTCTTCGGCGAGAAGTACGGCGACACCGTGCGCGTCATCGACGTGCCCGGCTTCAGCAAGGAGCTGTGCGGCGGCACCCACGTGCACGCCACCGGCACCATCGGCACCTTCAAGATCGTCCGCGAAGAAGGCATCGCCGCCGGCATCCGTCGCGTCACCGCGGTGGCGGGCGGTGCAGCCCTTTCCTACTTCCGTCGCCAGGCGGATGCGGTGGCTGCGGCCGGCTCGCTGCTCAAGGCCTCGGCCGAGGAGCTGCCCGATCGCATCGAGAAGCTCCAGGACAAGCTGAAGACCACCGAGAACGAGGTCAAGGCCCTCAAGAGCCGTCTTGCGGTCGCTCAGACCGAGTCGCTCTTGGACGGCGCCGTCACCCTGGGTTCTTTCCGCCTGATCAGCGCCGTGGTGCCCAACATGGCCCCCGACGCGCTCAAGGGCGCGGTCGAGCACCTGCGCGACAAGCTCAAGTCGGGCGTGGTGGTCCTCGGCTCGGTCGAAGACGGCAAGCTCGCCGTGGTGGCGGCGGCCTCCGACGACCTGGTTAAGGAAGGCGCGCACGCGGGCAAGCTCATCGGTTCGATCATGGGCCTGGTGGGCGGCAAGGGCGGCGGCAAGCCCCAGATCGCCCAGGGCGGCGGCGGCGAAGCCGGCAAGCTGAGCGAGGCGATCGCTCAGGTCGAGGCGCTGGTCGCTCAGCAGCTCCCGATCAAGGCGTAG